One Euphorbia lathyris chromosome 1, ddEupLath1.1, whole genome shotgun sequence DNA segment encodes these proteins:
- the LOC136213375 gene encoding pectinesterase inhibitor 10-like: protein MKSSSSFFCYIFATIFILQITSSFPKNTDTQYIKTSCNSTNYPKLCYHSLSIYASTIKTSPKLLADAALNVTLKATSSTSRLMKRISRRHGLSHRVSAAVADCVEVVGDSVFELQRSIGEMGHAKDPNFYQVMDNVQTWVSAALTDDDTCVDGFAGDSMKWGKVKSVIRKHIVKISHYTSNALALLNVYVSSHES, encoded by the coding sequence ATgaagtcttcttcttcttttttctgctACATATTTGCCACCATTTTCATCCTCCAAATTACAAGCTCATTCCCAAAAAACACAGACACCCAATACATAAAAACATCCTGTAATTCCACAAATTACCCAAAATTATGCTACCATTCACTTTCAATCTATGCAAGCACAATCAAAACAAGCCCCAAATTACTAGCTGATGCAGCCCTAAATGTGACACTGAAAGCAACATCATCAACATCtagattgatgaagaggataTCAAGGAGACATGGTTTAAGCCATAGAGTGAGTGCAGCCGTAGCAGATTGTGTTGAAGTGGTTGGGGACTCTGTGTTTGAGCTTCAAAGGTCGATTGGGGAGATGGGTCATGCTAAAGATCCAAACTTTTATCAAGTGATGGATAATGTTCAGACATGGGTTAGTGCTGCTTTGACAGATGATGACACGTGTGTGGATGGATTTGCTGGAGATTCTATGAAGTGGGGGAAGGTGAAGAGTGTTATTAGAAAACATATTGTGAAGATTTCTCATTATACTAGTAATGCTTTGGCTCTTCTTAATGTTTATGTTTCATCACATGAatcttaa